From Hydra vulgaris chromosome 07, alternate assembly HydraT2T_AEP, a single genomic window includes:
- the LOC136082333 gene encoding uncharacterized protein LOC136082333, with the protein MPELSTCCIGKALNEQCYLSKKSKRYQELSKLNQELISLRSKINPIDFICSYHEKVYLSRYENEHRRYCCNPLNKHAKNVKNSLRVFSLSYVKDFGLIPGQKICTSCRKVLNCKHNTKENELQEKEIYVDNHTLKEDLNSSIASFGCSPLKLVSKKDRVAYGKRKIDSVRAHTQKAVANVLGLEIAALCGIESPSKKCLKKTNTDLDNIMTQIKSKFEKTLSNSEKITLLTLTPDSWSIEKTQKFFFTSKRSVVQARKLSKKSGILSKPSPKSGRKLSEDVITEVVHFYECDEYSRVCPGKKEFVSVKVDSKKQHIQKRLLLVNMKELHIEFKKKYNYLKVGFSKFCELRPKWCIPVGGASGLHAVCVCQYHQNVKLLVQKIPGISDYKILLKLMVCSIENRDCMLHSCDKCPAKKVLLDYIDTLFTEKEISEVNFY; encoded by the exons atgcCTGAGCTTTCTACTTGCTGTATTGGTAAAGCATTAAATGAACAGTGCTatctatctaaaaaaagtaaacgcTACCAAGAACTGTCTAAATTAAACCAAGAGCTTATTTCTTTGAGAAGCAAAATAAATCccatagattttatttgtagcTATCACGAGAAAGTTTACTTGTCGAGGTATGAGAATGAACATCGCAGGTATTGTTGTAATCCGTTGAACAAGCACGCAAAAAATGTGAAAA ATTCTCTTAGAGTTTTCAGTCTTTCATATGTCAAAGATTTTGGTTTAATACCTGGTCAAAAAATTTGCACTAGTTGCAGAAAAGTTCTGAATTGCAAAcataatacaaaagaaaatgaactccaagaaaaagaaatttatgttgACAACCATACATTAAAAGAAGATCTTAATTCAAGTATTGCAAGTTTTGGATGCTCACCTCTAaaacttgtttcaaaaaaagatagaGTTGCATATGGAAAGCGTAAAATTGATAGCGTAAGAGCTCATACACAAAAGGCTGTTGCCAATGTGCTAGGTTTAGAAATAGCTGCACTTTGTGGAATTGAATCACcctcaaaaaaatgtttgaaaaaaacaaacacagaTTTAGACAATATTATGActcaaattaagtcaaaatttgaaaaaacattgtcaaattctgaaaaaatcACACTTCTTACACTCACTCCAGACAGTTGGTCAATAGAGAAAActcagaagtttttttttacttcaaaaagaTCTGTAGTACAAGCCagaaaattaagtaaaaaaagtggaATACTATCAAAACCTTCTCCAAAATCGGGTAGAAAACTAAGCGAAGATGTAATTACAGAGGTTGTTCATTTCTACGAATGCGATGAATATTCAAGGGTTTGTCCAGgaaaaaaagagtttgtttCAGTTAAAGTAGATAGTAAAAAGCAACATATCCAAAAGCGCCTTCTACTAGTCAATATGAAAGAGCTacatattgagtttaaaaagaaatataattatcttaaagttggattttcaaaattttgtgagCTAAGGCCCAAGTGGTGCATTCCTGTGGGTGGTGCTTCTGGTCTGCATGCAGTTTGTGTTTGCCAGtaccatcaaaatgtaaagCTCCTTGTACAGAAAATTCCTGGAATTTCTGATtacaaaatcttattaaaattaatggtttGTAGCATTGAAAATAGAGATTGTATGCTGCATAGCTGCGATAAATGTCCTGCTAAAAAGGTTTTGTTAGACTACATTGACACTTTGTTTacagaaaaagaaattagtgaagttaacttttattaa